One window from the genome of Megalobrama amblycephala isolate DHTTF-2021 linkage group LG4, ASM1881202v1, whole genome shotgun sequence encodes:
- the znf541 gene encoding zinc finger protein 541 isoform X3 — protein sequence MKMGNPSDLSVSLLSSSDNVSSDATYIVSPLSDLPITDSELWLDSMSDSKRRKTSTSCPLTSVRPNTEDAELLTPVGSGKKTKVSVNKCSVCRKEFKTTCALKTHLLIHRHDGPHICSICQRVFKHYHQLTSHMMTHHKRKTYQCTQSGCHKTYSDKNSLKHHCASRHGVHFTSPSSTSLAYNYDLPASLWEPMVNRAASDSRSLFISQPKPVSTPVLKDPSYSGTLKLGFGCYSEDTHPAQVKRSTPQESWTLATASESYKVKESTKTLNSTQWALGINSFVENPVVSQNPFDVHGLETKLDFHESYPEERKEMLSFQPNREASTSSVGFPTRPPASVGHKKHCPILLKHNLKDPKPLNKRRPSFSSSTPPVLLVPEPKSDFDCNLPDPALPSTPPHAPLPNSRKRKSCSKHTLSNVPTHPLPVPQPGCHKRSRSHSSYLVSPSQVALASFSTYLGNPFLQKESIMKSTGAEPNSGFRTYKRSVRRARSHPSCSQEALGSGGTKEKHNSQPSTSTLVLLTLIQGEEQKVNSGQRQKSKGTNLSPLIMPVSVPVTNVLDPQASTHQAEMPQTRKGASKRSRCLDPLKHLIIPSPPLPRLSSPQWARDQETQSLQRSRATGGYPSQLRSPTYLGDHPLSPRFHRPPYTPQPMLSPLRPGTGLYSKSLPQYQPWTPLPSTLDGVSFPTDSTVISIQPRINVGSRFQAEIPPVRDTLYLLYEEHPAQLVWAPWKDLSTNTETQQRVTELLDMCCSSVLPGGGTNIELALHCLHEVQGNITAALDLLLMRGDYRTPWHPLSDYHYTGSDHWTAQEMKVFKKALVDHDKDFQQIHNVLQTKSIAQCVEYYYNMKKLKKLKQRGRAAIKKDGCGEDAKEQTDENTQQKTTAAEGKVCARDVKSHRSPSVRIETNSRWQRV from the exons ATGAAGATGGGAAACCCCTCAGATCTGAGTGTGTCTCTGCTCTCATCGTCCGACAATGTGTCCAGTGATGCGACCTACATCGTCTCACCATTATCAGACCTGCCAATCACAGATTCAGAACTGTGGCTAGACTCCATGTCTGATTCAA AACGCAGAAAGACTTCCACATCCTGCCCATTAACCTCTGTCCGTCCTAACACAGAGGATGCTGAGCTTCTGACGCCTGTGGGCTCTGGGAAGAAAACCAAAGTCTCTGTGAATAAGTGCAGTGTGTGCAGGAAAGAGTTTAAAACCACCTGTGCACTTAAAACACACCTCTTGATCCACAGACATGATGGGCCACACATCTGCAGCATCTGTCAGAGAGTATTTAAACACTATCATCAGCT CACTTCCCACATGATGACCCACCACAAGAGGAAGACATATCAATGTACTCAATCTGGCTGCCACAAAACCTACAGTGACAAAAACTCCCTAAAACATCACTGTGCATCTCGACACGGAGTCCACTTCACGTCTCCTTCCTCCACCAGCTTAGCTTACAACTATGACCTGCCGGCCTCACTGTGGGAGCCAATGGTTAATCGTGCAGCGTCAGACTCCCGCAGCCTCTTCATCTCTCAACCAAAGCCTGTTTCAACTCCAGTGCTAAAAGATCCCAGTTATTCTGGAACACTCAAGCTTGGTTTTGGATGCTACTCAGAAGACACCCATCCCGCTCAGGTAAAACGTTCAACGCCTCAGGAAAGCTGGACTTTAGCGACTGCCAGCGAGTCTTATAAGGTCAAAGAAAGCACCAAGACGCTAAACTCCACCCAGTGGGCTTTAGGTATCAACTCTTTTGTAGAAAATCCTGTGGTTTCACAGAATCCATTTGATGTTCATGGTTTGGAAACCAAACTTGATTTCCATGAGTCTTACCCTGAAGAACGGAAAGAGATGCTGTCGTTTCAGCCTAACAGAGAGGCAAGTACCTCCAGCGTGGGTTTCCCTACGAGGCCACCAGCTTCTGTCGGCCACAAGAAGCATTGTCCAATTCTGCTGAAACACAATCTGAAAGACCCCAAACCTCTGAACAAGCGTCGGCCCTCCTTTTCCAGTTCTACTCCTCCTGTCTTATTAGTCCCTGAACCGAAAAGTGATTTTGACTGTAACCTTCCTGATCCTGCACTTCCTTCTACTCCTCCTCATGCACCATTACCCAACAGCAGGAAGAGGAAGTCCTGCTCTAAGCACACCTTGTCTAATGTTCCAACTCATCCACTGCCTGTTCCTCAGCCCGGTTGTCATAAACGTTCACGATCCCACTCTTCCTACCTTGTCTCACCTAGTCAGGTGGCACTTGCATCCTTCAGCACTTACCTAGGCAACCCATTTTTACAAAAG GAGTCCATTATGAAATCAACAGGAGCGGAACCAAACTCTGGTTTCAG AACCTATAAAAGATCTGTACGCAGAGCTCGATCGCATCCCTCTTGTTCTCAAGAAGCTCTTGGCTCTGGTGGAACAAAGGAGAAACATAATTCACAGCCGTCCACCTCAACACTGGTGCTGCTGACATTAATTCAA ggTGAAGAACAGAAGGTGAATTCAGGACAAAGGCAAAAGTCCAAAGGGACAAACCTGTCCCCACTGATCATGCCCGTGTCTGTCCCAGTCACAAACGTTTTAGACCCCCAAGCTTCCACACATCAA GCTGAGATGCCACAGACTCGTAAAGGTGCATCTAAGAGGTCTCGTTGTCTTGACCCTTTAAAGCACCTGATCATCCCCAGTCCACCTCTGCCTCGCCTATCTTCCCCACAATGGGCCCGTGATCAGGAAACCCAGAGTTTGCAGAGAAGTCGTGCCACGGGGGGTTATCCCAGCCAGCTGCGCTCACCAACCTATCTGGGTGACCATCCGCTGAGCCCTAGGTTTCATCGCCCACCCTACACCCCTCAGCCCATGCTGAGCCCTCTCCGTCCTGGGACAGGCCTCTACTCTAAAAGCCTGCCACAGTATCAGCCATGGACACCGCTACCCAGCACCCTCG ATGGCGTGTCCTTCCCAACTGACAGCACAGTCATCAGCATACAGCC GAGGATTAACGTGGGTTCGCGTTTTCAAGCAGAGATTCCCCCAGTACGTGACACGCTCTACTTACTTTATGAAGAACACCCTGCTCAGCTCGTCTGGGCTCCTTGGAAAGATCTCTCTACCAACACAGAGACACAGCAAAGGG TCACAGAGCTGTTAGACATGTGCTGTTCCAGTGTGCTACCAGGAGGAGGCACCAACATCGAACTCGCTCTCCACTGCCTTCATGAAGTCCAAGGAAACATAACG GCAGCACTGGATTTACTGCTAATGAGAGGAGATTACCGGACCCCCTGGCACCCTCTGAGTGATTACCACTACACAG GGTCAGACCACTGGACAGCTCAAGAGATGAAAGTGTTCAAGAAAGCTCTGGTTGATCATGACAAGGACTTTCAACAGATTCATAATGTG
- the znf541 gene encoding zinc finger protein 541 isoform X4, whose protein sequence is MDPNELVMKMGNPSDLSVSLLSSSDNVSSDATYIVSPLSDLPITDSELWLDSMSDSKRRKTSTSCPLTSVRPNTEDAELLTPVGSGKKTKVSVNKCSVCRKEFKTTCALKTHLLIHRHDGPHICSICQRVFKHYHQLTSHMMTHHKRKTYQCTQSGCHKTYSDKNSLKHHCASRHGVHFTSPSSTSLAYNYDLPASLWEPMVNRAASDSRSLFISQPKPVSTPVLKDPSYSGTLKLGFGCYSEDTHPAQVKRSTPQESWTLATASESYKVKESTKTLNSTQWALGINSFVENPVVSQNPFDVHGLETKLDFHESYPEERKEMLSFQPNREASTSSVGFPTRPPASVGHKKHCPILLKHNLKDPKPLNKRRPSFSSSTPPVLLVPEPKSDFDCNLPDPALPSTPPHAPLPNSRKRKSCSKHTLSNVPTHPLPVPQPGCHKRSRSHSSYLVSPSQVALASFSTYLGNPFLQKESIMKSTGAEPNSGFRTYKRSVRRARSHPSCSQEALGSGGTKEKHNSQPSTSTLVLLTLIQGEEQKVNSGQRQKSKGTNLSPLIMPVSVPVTNVLDPQASTHQAEMPQTRKGASKRSRCLDPLKHLIIPSPPLPRLSSPQWARDQETQSLQRSRATGGYPSQLRSPTYLGDHPLSPRFHRPPYTPQPMLSPLRPGTGLYSKSLPQYQPWTPLPSTLDGVSFPTDSTVISIQPRINVGSRFQAEIPPVRDTLYLLYEEHPAQLVWAPWKDLSTNTETQQRVTELLDMCCSSVLPGGGTNIELALHCLHEVQGNITAALDLLLMRGDYRTPWHPLSDYHYTGSDHWTAQEMKVFKKALVDHDKDFQQIHNVLQTKSIAQCVEYYYNMKKLKKLKQRGRAAIKKDGCGEDAKEQTDENTQQKTTAAEGKRCEEPQIPLSQDRN, encoded by the exons AT GGATCCCAATGAGTTGGTAATGAAGATGGGAAACCCCTCAGATCTGAGTGTGTCTCTGCTCTCATCGTCCGACAATGTGTCCAGTGATGCGACCTACATCGTCTCACCATTATCAGACCTGCCAATCACAGATTCAGAACTGTGGCTAGACTCCATGTCTGATTCAA AACGCAGAAAGACTTCCACATCCTGCCCATTAACCTCTGTCCGTCCTAACACAGAGGATGCTGAGCTTCTGACGCCTGTGGGCTCTGGGAAGAAAACCAAAGTCTCTGTGAATAAGTGCAGTGTGTGCAGGAAAGAGTTTAAAACCACCTGTGCACTTAAAACACACCTCTTGATCCACAGACATGATGGGCCACACATCTGCAGCATCTGTCAGAGAGTATTTAAACACTATCATCAGCT CACTTCCCACATGATGACCCACCACAAGAGGAAGACATATCAATGTACTCAATCTGGCTGCCACAAAACCTACAGTGACAAAAACTCCCTAAAACATCACTGTGCATCTCGACACGGAGTCCACTTCACGTCTCCTTCCTCCACCAGCTTAGCTTACAACTATGACCTGCCGGCCTCACTGTGGGAGCCAATGGTTAATCGTGCAGCGTCAGACTCCCGCAGCCTCTTCATCTCTCAACCAAAGCCTGTTTCAACTCCAGTGCTAAAAGATCCCAGTTATTCTGGAACACTCAAGCTTGGTTTTGGATGCTACTCAGAAGACACCCATCCCGCTCAGGTAAAACGTTCAACGCCTCAGGAAAGCTGGACTTTAGCGACTGCCAGCGAGTCTTATAAGGTCAAAGAAAGCACCAAGACGCTAAACTCCACCCAGTGGGCTTTAGGTATCAACTCTTTTGTAGAAAATCCTGTGGTTTCACAGAATCCATTTGATGTTCATGGTTTGGAAACCAAACTTGATTTCCATGAGTCTTACCCTGAAGAACGGAAAGAGATGCTGTCGTTTCAGCCTAACAGAGAGGCAAGTACCTCCAGCGTGGGTTTCCCTACGAGGCCACCAGCTTCTGTCGGCCACAAGAAGCATTGTCCAATTCTGCTGAAACACAATCTGAAAGACCCCAAACCTCTGAACAAGCGTCGGCCCTCCTTTTCCAGTTCTACTCCTCCTGTCTTATTAGTCCCTGAACCGAAAAGTGATTTTGACTGTAACCTTCCTGATCCTGCACTTCCTTCTACTCCTCCTCATGCACCATTACCCAACAGCAGGAAGAGGAAGTCCTGCTCTAAGCACACCTTGTCTAATGTTCCAACTCATCCACTGCCTGTTCCTCAGCCCGGTTGTCATAAACGTTCACGATCCCACTCTTCCTACCTTGTCTCACCTAGTCAGGTGGCACTTGCATCCTTCAGCACTTACCTAGGCAACCCATTTTTACAAAAG GAGTCCATTATGAAATCAACAGGAGCGGAACCAAACTCTGGTTTCAG AACCTATAAAAGATCTGTACGCAGAGCTCGATCGCATCCCTCTTGTTCTCAAGAAGCTCTTGGCTCTGGTGGAACAAAGGAGAAACATAATTCACAGCCGTCCACCTCAACACTGGTGCTGCTGACATTAATTCAA ggTGAAGAACAGAAGGTGAATTCAGGACAAAGGCAAAAGTCCAAAGGGACAAACCTGTCCCCACTGATCATGCCCGTGTCTGTCCCAGTCACAAACGTTTTAGACCCCCAAGCTTCCACACATCAA GCTGAGATGCCACAGACTCGTAAAGGTGCATCTAAGAGGTCTCGTTGTCTTGACCCTTTAAAGCACCTGATCATCCCCAGTCCACCTCTGCCTCGCCTATCTTCCCCACAATGGGCCCGTGATCAGGAAACCCAGAGTTTGCAGAGAAGTCGTGCCACGGGGGGTTATCCCAGCCAGCTGCGCTCACCAACCTATCTGGGTGACCATCCGCTGAGCCCTAGGTTTCATCGCCCACCCTACACCCCTCAGCCCATGCTGAGCCCTCTCCGTCCTGGGACAGGCCTCTACTCTAAAAGCCTGCCACAGTATCAGCCATGGACACCGCTACCCAGCACCCTCG ATGGCGTGTCCTTCCCAACTGACAGCACAGTCATCAGCATACAGCC GAGGATTAACGTGGGTTCGCGTTTTCAAGCAGAGATTCCCCCAGTACGTGACACGCTCTACTTACTTTATGAAGAACACCCTGCTCAGCTCGTCTGGGCTCCTTGGAAAGATCTCTCTACCAACACAGAGACACAGCAAAGGG TCACAGAGCTGTTAGACATGTGCTGTTCCAGTGTGCTACCAGGAGGAGGCACCAACATCGAACTCGCTCTCCACTGCCTTCATGAAGTCCAAGGAAACATAACG GCAGCACTGGATTTACTGCTAATGAGAGGAGATTACCGGACCCCCTGGCACCCTCTGAGTGATTACCACTACACAG GGTCAGACCACTGGACAGCTCAAGAGATGAAAGTGTTCAAGAAAGCTCTGGTTGATCATGACAAGGACTTTCAACAGATTCATAATGTG
- the znf541 gene encoding zinc finger protein 541 isoform X1 → MDPNELVMKMGNPSDLSVSLLSSSDNVSSDATYIVSPLSDLPITDSELWLDSMSDSKRRKTSTSCPLTSVRPNTEDAELLTPVGSGKKTKVSVNKCSVCRKEFKTTCALKTHLLIHRHDGPHICSICQRVFKHYHQLTSHMMTHHKRKTYQCTQSGCHKTYSDKNSLKHHCASRHGVHFTSPSSTSLAYNYDLPASLWEPMVNRAASDSRSLFISQPKPVSTPVLKDPSYSGTLKLGFGCYSEDTHPAQVKRSTPQESWTLATASESYKVKESTKTLNSTQWALGINSFVENPVVSQNPFDVHGLETKLDFHESYPEERKEMLSFQPNREASTSSVGFPTRPPASVGHKKHCPILLKHNLKDPKPLNKRRPSFSSSTPPVLLVPEPKSDFDCNLPDPALPSTPPHAPLPNSRKRKSCSKHTLSNVPTHPLPVPQPGCHKRSRSHSSYLVSPSQVALASFSTYLGNPFLQKESIMKSTGAEPNSGFRTYKRSVRRARSHPSCSQEALGSGGTKEKHNSQPSTSTLVLLTLIQGEEQKVNSGQRQKSKGTNLSPLIMPVSVPVTNVLDPQASTHQAEMPQTRKGASKRSRCLDPLKHLIIPSPPLPRLSSPQWARDQETQSLQRSRATGGYPSQLRSPTYLGDHPLSPRFHRPPYTPQPMLSPLRPGTGLYSKSLPQYQPWTPLPSTLDGVSFPTDSTVISIQPRINVGSRFQAEIPPVRDTLYLLYEEHPAQLVWAPWKDLSTNTETQQRVTELLDMCCSSVLPGGGTNIELALHCLHEVQGNITAALDLLLMRGDYRTPWHPLSDYHYTGSDHWTAQEMKVFKKALVDHDKDFQQIHNVLQTKSIAQCVEYYYNMKKLKKLKQRGRAAIKKDGCGEDAKEQTDENTQQKTTAAEGKVCARDVKSHRSPSVRIETNSRWQRV, encoded by the exons AT GGATCCCAATGAGTTGGTAATGAAGATGGGAAACCCCTCAGATCTGAGTGTGTCTCTGCTCTCATCGTCCGACAATGTGTCCAGTGATGCGACCTACATCGTCTCACCATTATCAGACCTGCCAATCACAGATTCAGAACTGTGGCTAGACTCCATGTCTGATTCAA AACGCAGAAAGACTTCCACATCCTGCCCATTAACCTCTGTCCGTCCTAACACAGAGGATGCTGAGCTTCTGACGCCTGTGGGCTCTGGGAAGAAAACCAAAGTCTCTGTGAATAAGTGCAGTGTGTGCAGGAAAGAGTTTAAAACCACCTGTGCACTTAAAACACACCTCTTGATCCACAGACATGATGGGCCACACATCTGCAGCATCTGTCAGAGAGTATTTAAACACTATCATCAGCT CACTTCCCACATGATGACCCACCACAAGAGGAAGACATATCAATGTACTCAATCTGGCTGCCACAAAACCTACAGTGACAAAAACTCCCTAAAACATCACTGTGCATCTCGACACGGAGTCCACTTCACGTCTCCTTCCTCCACCAGCTTAGCTTACAACTATGACCTGCCGGCCTCACTGTGGGAGCCAATGGTTAATCGTGCAGCGTCAGACTCCCGCAGCCTCTTCATCTCTCAACCAAAGCCTGTTTCAACTCCAGTGCTAAAAGATCCCAGTTATTCTGGAACACTCAAGCTTGGTTTTGGATGCTACTCAGAAGACACCCATCCCGCTCAGGTAAAACGTTCAACGCCTCAGGAAAGCTGGACTTTAGCGACTGCCAGCGAGTCTTATAAGGTCAAAGAAAGCACCAAGACGCTAAACTCCACCCAGTGGGCTTTAGGTATCAACTCTTTTGTAGAAAATCCTGTGGTTTCACAGAATCCATTTGATGTTCATGGTTTGGAAACCAAACTTGATTTCCATGAGTCTTACCCTGAAGAACGGAAAGAGATGCTGTCGTTTCAGCCTAACAGAGAGGCAAGTACCTCCAGCGTGGGTTTCCCTACGAGGCCACCAGCTTCTGTCGGCCACAAGAAGCATTGTCCAATTCTGCTGAAACACAATCTGAAAGACCCCAAACCTCTGAACAAGCGTCGGCCCTCCTTTTCCAGTTCTACTCCTCCTGTCTTATTAGTCCCTGAACCGAAAAGTGATTTTGACTGTAACCTTCCTGATCCTGCACTTCCTTCTACTCCTCCTCATGCACCATTACCCAACAGCAGGAAGAGGAAGTCCTGCTCTAAGCACACCTTGTCTAATGTTCCAACTCATCCACTGCCTGTTCCTCAGCCCGGTTGTCATAAACGTTCACGATCCCACTCTTCCTACCTTGTCTCACCTAGTCAGGTGGCACTTGCATCCTTCAGCACTTACCTAGGCAACCCATTTTTACAAAAG GAGTCCATTATGAAATCAACAGGAGCGGAACCAAACTCTGGTTTCAG AACCTATAAAAGATCTGTACGCAGAGCTCGATCGCATCCCTCTTGTTCTCAAGAAGCTCTTGGCTCTGGTGGAACAAAGGAGAAACATAATTCACAGCCGTCCACCTCAACACTGGTGCTGCTGACATTAATTCAA ggTGAAGAACAGAAGGTGAATTCAGGACAAAGGCAAAAGTCCAAAGGGACAAACCTGTCCCCACTGATCATGCCCGTGTCTGTCCCAGTCACAAACGTTTTAGACCCCCAAGCTTCCACACATCAA GCTGAGATGCCACAGACTCGTAAAGGTGCATCTAAGAGGTCTCGTTGTCTTGACCCTTTAAAGCACCTGATCATCCCCAGTCCACCTCTGCCTCGCCTATCTTCCCCACAATGGGCCCGTGATCAGGAAACCCAGAGTTTGCAGAGAAGTCGTGCCACGGGGGGTTATCCCAGCCAGCTGCGCTCACCAACCTATCTGGGTGACCATCCGCTGAGCCCTAGGTTTCATCGCCCACCCTACACCCCTCAGCCCATGCTGAGCCCTCTCCGTCCTGGGACAGGCCTCTACTCTAAAAGCCTGCCACAGTATCAGCCATGGACACCGCTACCCAGCACCCTCG ATGGCGTGTCCTTCCCAACTGACAGCACAGTCATCAGCATACAGCC GAGGATTAACGTGGGTTCGCGTTTTCAAGCAGAGATTCCCCCAGTACGTGACACGCTCTACTTACTTTATGAAGAACACCCTGCTCAGCTCGTCTGGGCTCCTTGGAAAGATCTCTCTACCAACACAGAGACACAGCAAAGGG TCACAGAGCTGTTAGACATGTGCTGTTCCAGTGTGCTACCAGGAGGAGGCACCAACATCGAACTCGCTCTCCACTGCCTTCATGAAGTCCAAGGAAACATAACG GCAGCACTGGATTTACTGCTAATGAGAGGAGATTACCGGACCCCCTGGCACCCTCTGAGTGATTACCACTACACAG GGTCAGACCACTGGACAGCTCAAGAGATGAAAGTGTTCAAGAAAGCTCTGGTTGATCATGACAAGGACTTTCAACAGATTCATAATGTG
- the znf541 gene encoding zinc finger protein 541 isoform X2, which translates to MDPNELVMKMGNPSDLSVSLLSSSDNVSSDATYIVSPLSDLPITDSELWLDSMSDSKRRKTSTSCPLTSVRPNTEDAELLTPVGSGKKTKVSVNKCSVCRKEFKTTCALKTHLLIHRHDGPHICSICQRVFKHYHQLTSHMMTHHKRKTYQCTQSGCHKTYSDKNSLKHHCASRHGVHFTSPSSTSLAYNYDLPASLWEPMVNRAASDSRSLFISQPKPVSTPVLKDPSYSGTLKLGFGCYSEDTHPAQVKRSTPQESWTLATASESYKVKESTKTLNSTQWALGINSFVENPVVSQNPFDVHGLETKLDFHESYPEERKEMLSFQPNREASTSSVGFPTRPPASVGHKKHCPILLKHNLKDPKPLNKRRPSFSSSTPPVLLVPEPKSDFDCNLPDPALPSTPPHAPLPNSRKRKSCSKHTLSNVPTHPLPVPQPGCHKRSRSHSSYLVSPSQVALASFSTYLGNPFLQKESIMKSTGAEPNSGFRTYKRSVRRARSHPSCSQEALGSGGTKEKHNSQPSTSTLGEEQKVNSGQRQKSKGTNLSPLIMPVSVPVTNVLDPQASTHQAEMPQTRKGASKRSRCLDPLKHLIIPSPPLPRLSSPQWARDQETQSLQRSRATGGYPSQLRSPTYLGDHPLSPRFHRPPYTPQPMLSPLRPGTGLYSKSLPQYQPWTPLPSTLDGVSFPTDSTVISIQPRINVGSRFQAEIPPVRDTLYLLYEEHPAQLVWAPWKDLSTNTETQQRVTELLDMCCSSVLPGGGTNIELALHCLHEVQGNITAALDLLLMRGDYRTPWHPLSDYHYTGSDHWTAQEMKVFKKALVDHDKDFQQIHNVLQTKSIAQCVEYYYNMKKLKKLKQRGRAAIKKDGCGEDAKEQTDENTQQKTTAAEGKVCARDVKSHRSPSVRIETNSRWQRV; encoded by the exons AT GGATCCCAATGAGTTGGTAATGAAGATGGGAAACCCCTCAGATCTGAGTGTGTCTCTGCTCTCATCGTCCGACAATGTGTCCAGTGATGCGACCTACATCGTCTCACCATTATCAGACCTGCCAATCACAGATTCAGAACTGTGGCTAGACTCCATGTCTGATTCAA AACGCAGAAAGACTTCCACATCCTGCCCATTAACCTCTGTCCGTCCTAACACAGAGGATGCTGAGCTTCTGACGCCTGTGGGCTCTGGGAAGAAAACCAAAGTCTCTGTGAATAAGTGCAGTGTGTGCAGGAAAGAGTTTAAAACCACCTGTGCACTTAAAACACACCTCTTGATCCACAGACATGATGGGCCACACATCTGCAGCATCTGTCAGAGAGTATTTAAACACTATCATCAGCT CACTTCCCACATGATGACCCACCACAAGAGGAAGACATATCAATGTACTCAATCTGGCTGCCACAAAACCTACAGTGACAAAAACTCCCTAAAACATCACTGTGCATCTCGACACGGAGTCCACTTCACGTCTCCTTCCTCCACCAGCTTAGCTTACAACTATGACCTGCCGGCCTCACTGTGGGAGCCAATGGTTAATCGTGCAGCGTCAGACTCCCGCAGCCTCTTCATCTCTCAACCAAAGCCTGTTTCAACTCCAGTGCTAAAAGATCCCAGTTATTCTGGAACACTCAAGCTTGGTTTTGGATGCTACTCAGAAGACACCCATCCCGCTCAGGTAAAACGTTCAACGCCTCAGGAAAGCTGGACTTTAGCGACTGCCAGCGAGTCTTATAAGGTCAAAGAAAGCACCAAGACGCTAAACTCCACCCAGTGGGCTTTAGGTATCAACTCTTTTGTAGAAAATCCTGTGGTTTCACAGAATCCATTTGATGTTCATGGTTTGGAAACCAAACTTGATTTCCATGAGTCTTACCCTGAAGAACGGAAAGAGATGCTGTCGTTTCAGCCTAACAGAGAGGCAAGTACCTCCAGCGTGGGTTTCCCTACGAGGCCACCAGCTTCTGTCGGCCACAAGAAGCATTGTCCAATTCTGCTGAAACACAATCTGAAAGACCCCAAACCTCTGAACAAGCGTCGGCCCTCCTTTTCCAGTTCTACTCCTCCTGTCTTATTAGTCCCTGAACCGAAAAGTGATTTTGACTGTAACCTTCCTGATCCTGCACTTCCTTCTACTCCTCCTCATGCACCATTACCCAACAGCAGGAAGAGGAAGTCCTGCTCTAAGCACACCTTGTCTAATGTTCCAACTCATCCACTGCCTGTTCCTCAGCCCGGTTGTCATAAACGTTCACGATCCCACTCTTCCTACCTTGTCTCACCTAGTCAGGTGGCACTTGCATCCTTCAGCACTTACCTAGGCAACCCATTTTTACAAAAG GAGTCCATTATGAAATCAACAGGAGCGGAACCAAACTCTGGTTTCAG AACCTATAAAAGATCTGTACGCAGAGCTCGATCGCATCCCTCTTGTTCTCAAGAAGCTCTTGGCTCTGGTGGAACAAAGGAGAAACATAATTCACAGCCGTCCACCTCAACACTG ggTGAAGAACAGAAGGTGAATTCAGGACAAAGGCAAAAGTCCAAAGGGACAAACCTGTCCCCACTGATCATGCCCGTGTCTGTCCCAGTCACAAACGTTTTAGACCCCCAAGCTTCCACACATCAA GCTGAGATGCCACAGACTCGTAAAGGTGCATCTAAGAGGTCTCGTTGTCTTGACCCTTTAAAGCACCTGATCATCCCCAGTCCACCTCTGCCTCGCCTATCTTCCCCACAATGGGCCCGTGATCAGGAAACCCAGAGTTTGCAGAGAAGTCGTGCCACGGGGGGTTATCCCAGCCAGCTGCGCTCACCAACCTATCTGGGTGACCATCCGCTGAGCCCTAGGTTTCATCGCCCACCCTACACCCCTCAGCCCATGCTGAGCCCTCTCCGTCCTGGGACAGGCCTCTACTCTAAAAGCCTGCCACAGTATCAGCCATGGACACCGCTACCCAGCACCCTCG ATGGCGTGTCCTTCCCAACTGACAGCACAGTCATCAGCATACAGCC GAGGATTAACGTGGGTTCGCGTTTTCAAGCAGAGATTCCCCCAGTACGTGACACGCTCTACTTACTTTATGAAGAACACCCTGCTCAGCTCGTCTGGGCTCCTTGGAAAGATCTCTCTACCAACACAGAGACACAGCAAAGGG TCACAGAGCTGTTAGACATGTGCTGTTCCAGTGTGCTACCAGGAGGAGGCACCAACATCGAACTCGCTCTCCACTGCCTTCATGAAGTCCAAGGAAACATAACG GCAGCACTGGATTTACTGCTAATGAGAGGAGATTACCGGACCCCCTGGCACCCTCTGAGTGATTACCACTACACAG GGTCAGACCACTGGACAGCTCAAGAGATGAAAGTGTTCAAGAAAGCTCTGGTTGATCATGACAAGGACTTTCAACAGATTCATAATGTG